Proteins encoded together in one bacterium window:
- a CDS encoding insulinase family protein, whose protein sequence is MRRFICLAAALLLVAGALAAPRAPILDASKVTEKTLPNGLKLVVKEERQWPVAALGLYVRAGSRHETAATAGAAHLVEHLLFETTGDDEQMLAPFIESLGGRIDAVTLRDFTHVDVVVASRYLERVLPVLLKAVFEAGFTEQQMMREVSVVKREIVDRRDRVDLYLDEMLWQLAFDKHPYGRPIGGLIADVDKLTYDTANQFYRRFYVPGNATLLAAGDVDPTWLEGRVKQLTAALPARDTGWQEPPVDPPLTQTRVKAEPVSRDISLLSFGWRAPAIDDKPAVCATDLIYTLLGQSGVGRLNTRLINEQKVLLTADVEFLTQKQPGLLTVTAVVRPGREEEAQVAIVKEMQRLAEEPVSDQELDRAKRLLYAEYAFSNEALDDQVGSMGFYASIDTYRFAIDYIEQVMQITPAQLQQVAARYYKPDNYALAIMRGTKGSQPDAAAMLP, encoded by the coding sequence ATGCGACGGTTCATCTGTCTGGCAGCAGCCTTGCTGCTGGTGGCGGGGGCCCTGGCGGCCCCCCGCGCGCCGATCCTCGATGCCAGCAAGGTCACCGAGAAGACGCTGCCCAACGGCCTGAAGCTCGTGGTCAAGGAGGAGCGGCAGTGGCCGGTCGCGGCCCTGGGGCTGTATGTCCGGGCTGGTAGCCGCCACGAGACCGCTGCGACCGCCGGGGCCGCCCACCTCGTCGAGCACCTCCTCTTTGAGACCACCGGCGATGATGAGCAGATGCTCGCGCCGTTCATCGAGTCGCTGGGCGGGCGGATTGACGCCGTCACGCTGCGCGACTTCACCCATGTGGACGTGGTCGTCGCCAGCCGCTACCTCGAGCGCGTGCTGCCGGTGCTGCTCAAGGCGGTCTTCGAGGCCGGCTTCACCGAGCAGCAGATGATGCGCGAGGTGTCGGTGGTGAAACGCGAGATCGTGGACCGCCGCGACCGCGTGGACCTGTACCTGGACGAGATGCTCTGGCAGTTGGCGTTCGACAAGCATCCGTACGGCCGGCCCATCGGCGGCCTGATCGCCGATGTGGACAAGCTGACCTACGACACCGCCAACCAGTTCTACCGGCGCTTCTATGTGCCGGGTAATGCGACGCTGCTGGCGGCGGGGGATGTGGACCCGACGTGGCTGGAGGGGCGGGTGAAGCAGCTCACGGCCGCTCTGCCGGCGCGGGACACGGGCTGGCAGGAGCCGCCTGTGGACCCGCCGCTGACGCAGACGCGCGTCAAGGCCGAGCCGGTCTCGCGCGACATCAGCCTGCTGTCGTTCGGCTGGCGCGCCCCGGCGATTGACGACAAGCCGGCGGTGTGTGCCACCGATCTGATCTATACGCTGCTGGGACAGAGCGGTGTGGGGCGGCTGAACACCCGGCTCATCAATGAACAGAAGGTGCTGCTCACCGCCGATGTGGAGTTCCTGACCCAGAAGCAGCCCGGCTTGCTGACCGTTACCGCCGTGGTGCGGCCCGGGCGGGAAGAGGAGGCGCAGGTGGCGATCGTCAAGGAGATGCAGCGCCTGGCCGAGGAGCCGGTGAGCGACCAGGAACTGGACCGGGCCAAGCGGCTGCTATACGCCGAGTACGCCTTCAGCAACGAGGCGCTGGACGACCAGGTCGGCTCCATGGGCTTCTACGCCAGCATTGACACCTACCGCTTCGCGATTGACTACATCGAGCAGGTGATGCAGATCACCCCGGCACAGCTCCAGCAGGTTGCGGCGCGTTACTACAAGCCGGACAACTATGCTCTCGCGATCATGCGCGGGACCAAGGGCAGCCAGCCCGATGCAGCGGCGATGCTGCCATGA
- a CDS encoding insulinase family protein has protein sequence MRHLLPIGLSILVLTSAQAAPNFKRVVLPNGLTVLAVEDRGSAVAGLHLAVRYDPAGIAPTRAGVAALSQQVLQVQLRELLKQEPWEQLGQQLRGTRAGLVANTECDYCEIRGHVTDDMLPQAVQLAGRMLLGQQPVKPEDLQAARELLLANERDDTNTVVEQTYYSLLKACFGRRAPLAQPVQGTAETLKALTATDVAAFRATYMTPGNAVLTLIGPRATGDLVDLAALATSACPAGRTRVPTQTASLGAAPRIYVAQAPGWRGVSVMVGVPAPGYGTPDFLKAQLVYTLLEGKGGRLERDPALRAGLGLNRIASRGDEPAAVTAIAPMAQPRPLLILHMVMAPRQMEQARMALLRQFVVLQSEPPTAAEMERAKSRLINSYARLRLDYAGLAKAISCYELYGGDVNLAWQAESRIEAITGQDLVALAQQWFTTHAIGVLMPGDE, from the coding sequence ATGAGACACCTGCTCCCGATTGGCCTGTCCATTCTCGTCCTCACCTCGGCGCAGGCGGCGCCCAACTTCAAGCGTGTGGTCCTGCCTAACGGCCTAACGGTGCTGGCCGTCGAGGACCGGGGCTCGGCGGTCGCCGGCCTGCACCTGGCCGTGCGCTACGACCCGGCGGGCATCGCCCCCACGCGGGCTGGAGTGGCGGCACTGAGCCAGCAGGTCCTGCAGGTGCAACTGCGTGAGCTGCTCAAGCAGGAGCCGTGGGAGCAGTTGGGGCAGCAGTTGCGCGGGACCCGCGCCGGCCTCGTCGCCAACACCGAGTGTGACTACTGCGAGATCCGCGGTCACGTGACCGATGACATGCTGCCGCAGGCGGTGCAGTTGGCCGGCCGGATGCTGCTGGGCCAGCAGCCAGTGAAGCCGGAGGACCTGCAGGCCGCCCGCGAGCTGCTCCTGGCCAACGAGCGCGACGACACCAACACCGTGGTCGAGCAGACCTACTACAGCCTCCTCAAGGCCTGTTTCGGGCGCCGGGCGCCGCTGGCGCAGCCGGTGCAGGGCACGGCGGAGACGCTCAAGGCCCTGACGGCTACCGATGTCGCCGCCTTTCGCGCGACCTACATGACGCCGGGCAACGCGGTGCTGACGCTGATCGGCCCGCGCGCGACGGGCGACCTGGTGGACCTGGCGGCGCTGGCGACCTCGGCCTGCCCGGCCGGCCGGACGAGGGTCCCGACGCAGACCGCAAGCCTCGGCGCGGCGCCCCGCATCTACGTGGCGCAGGCCCCGGGCTGGCGCGGCGTTTCGGTGATGGTCGGAGTCCCCGCTCCAGGCTACGGGACGCCCGATTTCCTGAAGGCCCAACTGGTGTATACGCTGCTGGAGGGCAAGGGGGGACGGCTGGAGCGGGATCCGGCGCTGCGCGCCGGACTGGGCCTCAACCGCATCGCCAGCCGTGGCGACGAGCCCGCGGCCGTGACGGCCATCGCCCCCATGGCGCAGCCCCGACCGCTGCTCATCCTGCACATGGTCATGGCGCCTCGGCAGATGGAGCAGGCGCGGATGGCGCTGCTCCGGCAGTTCGTCGTCCTGCAGTCCGAGCCGCCCACAGCCGCCGAGATGGAGCGCGCCAAGAGCCGCCTCATCAACTCCTATGCCCGGCTGCGCCTGGACTACGCCGGCCTGGCCAAGGCCATCTCGTGCTACGAGCTGTACGGCGGCGACGTCAACCTGGCGTGGCAGGCCGAGAGCCGCATTGAAGCGATCACCGGCCAGGACCTGGTGGCCCTGGCCCAGCAGTGGTTCACGACTCACGCCATCGGCGTCCTGATGCCCGGTGATGAGTGA
- a CDS encoding dTDP-4-dehydrorhamnose 3,5-epimerase family protein, which produces MIEGVVIKQLTRHVDERGYLMEILRSDDELFQQFGQAYVSACFPGIVKAWHCHRLQVDYFCCLAGNLKVGLYDDRPDSSTRGQTQSVVIGALSPALVCIPPLVWHGFMAVGGETAVVLNLPTELYNYAAPDELRRDPFDPEIPFQWKSEGW; this is translated from the coding sequence ATGATTGAGGGTGTGGTCATCAAGCAGCTGACCCGGCATGTGGATGAGCGCGGCTACCTGATGGAGATCCTCCGCAGCGACGACGAGCTCTTCCAGCAGTTCGGGCAGGCCTACGTGTCCGCCTGCTTCCCCGGTATCGTCAAGGCCTGGCACTGCCATCGCCTGCAGGTTGACTACTTCTGCTGCCTGGCGGGCAACCTGAAGGTCGGCCTGTATGACGACCGGCCCGACAGCAGCACCCGCGGGCAGACACAGAGCGTCGTCATCGGCGCCCTGAGCCCGGCCCTGGTGTGCATCCCGCCGCTGGTCTGGCATGGTTTCATGGCCGTGGGCGGCGAGACCGCGGTGGTGCTGAACCTACCCACCGAGCTATACAACTACGCCGCCCCGGACGAACTGCGCCGCGACCCGTTCGACCCGGAGATCCCGTTCCAGTGGAAGTCGGAGGGCTGGTGA